A stretch of the Lonchura striata isolate bLonStr1 chromosome 15, bLonStr1.mat, whole genome shotgun sequence genome encodes the following:
- the CLTB gene encoding clathrin light chain B isoform X2, protein MADDFGFFSSSEGAGAEEDPAAAFLAQQESEIAGIENDEGFGPTDGEAAAAPGGQAAPPEQGFQNGGATVNGDVFQESNGPTDAYAAIAKADRLTQEPESIRKWREEQKKRLEELDAASKVTEQEWREKAKKDLEEWNLRQNEQMEKNRANNRASEEAFLKESKEETPGSEWEKVAQLCDFNPKSSKQSKDVSRMRSVLISLKQTPLSR, encoded by the exons ATGGCCGACGACTTCGGCTTCTTTTCCTCATCTGAGGGCGCTGGCGCCGAGGAGGACCCGGCCGCCGCCTTTCTGGCCCAGCAGGAGAGCGAGATCGCGGGCATCGAGAACGATGAGGGCTTCGGGCCGACCGACGGCGAggcggccgccgccccgggcGGGCAGGCGGCCCCGCCGGAACAGG GTTTCCAGAATGGAGGAGCCACTGTCAATGGAGATGTCTTTCAG GAGTCCAACGGCCCCACGGATGCCTACGCAGCCATAGCCAAGGCCGACCGGCTGACCCAGGAACCCGAGAGCATCCGCAAGTGGAGGGAGGAGCAGAAGAagcgcctggaggagctgg ATGCAGCATCGAAGGTGACTGAGCAGGAATGGCGTGAGAAGGCCAAGAAGGACCTGGAGGAGTGGAACCTGCGTCAGAATGAGCAGATGGAGAAGAACCGAGCAAACAACAG GGCCTCGGAGGAAGCATTTCTGAAGGAGTCCAAGGAGGAGACCCCAGGCTCTGAGTGGGAGAAGGTGGCCCAGCTGTGTGATTTCAACCCCAAGAGCAGCAAGCAGAGCAAGGATGTGTCGCGGATGCGCTCGGTGCTCATCTCTCTCAAACAGACGCCCCTGTCCCGTtag
- the NOP16 gene encoding nucleolar protein 16, which translates to MPKAKGKTRRHKYSYNLNRKRLYRSARRRAAPRIACSHIRHAWDPHKSVAQNLAEMGLAEDPNKAVPIPRKLLGMEVDSDGQQPGKKIVRKPYVVNEMELEASLPEKKSNTLSRDLIDYVRYMIQNHGENYKEMARDEKNYYQDTPKQIKRKINVYKNFYPEEYKNFIASLKPEKMEVQ; encoded by the exons ATGCCGAAGGCCAAGGGGAAGACCCGGCGGCACAAATATTCCTACAACCTCAACCGCAAGCGGCTCTaccgcagcgcccgccgccgcgccgcgccccgcatCGCCTG CTCGCACATTCGCCATGCCTGGGACCCGCACAAGTCGGTGGCGCAGAACCTGGCAGAGATGGGTCTGGCCGAGGATCCCAACAAGGCTGTCCCCATCCCGAGGAAGCTGCTG GGGATGGAAGTGGACAGCGATGGACAACAGCCAGGAAAGAAGATAGTGCGGAAGCCATACGTGGTGAATG AGATGGAATTGGAGGCCAGCCTCCCTGAGAAGAAGTCAAACACACTCTCACGGGACCTCATTGACTATGTGCGATACATGATCCAGAACCACGGGGAGAACTACAAG GAAATGGCTCGGGATGAGAAGAACTACTACCAGGATACTCCCAAACAGATTAAGAGGAAGATCAATGTGTACAAGAATTTCTATCCCGAGGAGTACAAGAATTTCATTGCATCACTCAAGCCAGAAAAAATGGAAGTGCAGTGA
- the CLTB gene encoding clathrin light chain B isoform X1, which yields MADDFGFFSSSEGAGAEEDPAAAFLAQQESEIAGIENDEGFGPTDGEAAAAPGGQAAPPEQGFQNGGATVNGDVFQESNGPTDAYAAIAKADRLTQEPESIRKWREEQKKRLEELDAASKVTEQEWREKAKKDLEEWNLRQNEQMEKNRANNRIADKAFYQQPDADVIGYVASEEAFLKESKEETPGSEWEKVAQLCDFNPKSSKQSKDVSRMRSVLISLKQTPLSR from the exons ATGGCCGACGACTTCGGCTTCTTTTCCTCATCTGAGGGCGCTGGCGCCGAGGAGGACCCGGCCGCCGCCTTTCTGGCCCAGCAGGAGAGCGAGATCGCGGGCATCGAGAACGATGAGGGCTTCGGGCCGACCGACGGCGAggcggccgccgccccgggcGGGCAGGCGGCCCCGCCGGAACAGG GTTTCCAGAATGGAGGAGCCACTGTCAATGGAGATGTCTTTCAG GAGTCCAACGGCCCCACGGATGCCTACGCAGCCATAGCCAAGGCCGACCGGCTGACCCAGGAACCCGAGAGCATCCGCAAGTGGAGGGAGGAGCAGAAGAagcgcctggaggagctgg ATGCAGCATCGAAGGTGACTGAGCAGGAATGGCGTGAGAAGGCCAAGAAGGACCTGGAGGAGTGGAACCTGCGTCAGAATGAGCAGATGGAGAAGAACCGAGCAAACAACAG GATCGCTGACAAAGCCTTTTACCAGCAGCCGGACGCCGATGTCATTGGCTACGT GGCCTCGGAGGAAGCATTTCTGAAGGAGTCCAAGGAGGAGACCCCAGGCTCTGAGTGGGAGAAGGTGGCCCAGCTGTGTGATTTCAACCCCAAGAGCAGCAAGCAGAGCAAGGATGTGTCGCGGATGCGCTCGGTGCTCATCTCTCTCAAACAGACGCCCCTGTCCCGTtag
- the KIAA1191 gene encoding putative monooxygenase p33MONOX, giving the protein MSSGKPDAPALEPGGGPRSGRMSLPLGVPRRAFSYDDALEDTAPMTPPPADLCAGMLWKQPVIPERKYQELSKDEEGDANMKPVITPSSSTESVNKVPVVKAKATHIIMNSLITKQTQESIQRFEQQAGLREAGYTPHKGLTTEETKYHRVAEAVHNLKLQNGETAKDDKQNSSAQSTPSSTPHSSPRHKNRGWFIQGSSTSITGSDFAMEGGGERWSFFGPRAVQKSASDAGGFTVQSYKGAHKPSPMELMRAQATRMTEDSVTFKPPKMDIPGIDGRKQSPRSHNIKPRDLNVLTPTGF; this is encoded by the exons ATGAGCTCAGGGAAGCCCGACGCTCCCG CGCTGGAGCCGGGCGGCGGGCCCCGCTCGGGCAGGATGTCGTTGCCCCTCGGCGTTCCGCGCCGCGCCTTCAGCTACGATGATGCCCTGGAGGACACGGCGCCCATGACGCCGCCGCCCGCCGATCTGTGCGCCGGCATGCTCTGGAAGCAGCCGGTCATCCCCGAGCGCAAGTACCAGGAGCTCTCGAAG gatgaggagggggatgCCAACATGAAGCCTGTCATAACTCCTTCATCGTCCACAGAAAGTGTGAACAAGGTGCCTGTGGTGAAGGCCAAGGCCACTCACATCATCATGAACTCCCTCATCACAA AGCAGACTCAGGAGAGCATCCAGCGCTttgagcagcaggcagggctgagggaagcTGGCTACACACCCCACAAAGGCCTCACCACTGAGGAGACCAAATACCACCGGGTGGCTGAGGCAGTCCAC AACCTAAAACTGCAGAATGGAGAGACAGCAAAAGATGACAAACAGAATTCTTCTGCTCAGTCCACTCCAAGCAGCACCCCCCACTCCTCCCCCCGGCATAAAAACAG gggCTGGTTTATCCAGGGATCCTCTACTTCTATCACTGGCTCAGACTTTGCTATGGAAGGTGGTGGGGAAAGATGGAGCTTTTTTGGACCCAGAGCTGTTCAGAAATCGGCCAGTGATGCAG gaGGATTTACTGTTCAGTCCTACAAGGGTGCCCACAAGCCATCCCCAATGGAGCTGATGCGTGCTCAGGCTACAAGGATGACAGAGGATTCAGTCACCTTCAAGCCACCCAAAATGGACATTCCAGGCATAGATGGGAGAAAACAATCTCCACGTTCCCACAATATCAAACCTCGGGATCTGAATGTACTCACTCCCACTGGGTTCTAG
- the FAF2 gene encoding FAS-associated factor 2, which yields MAAPEERELTAEQTEKLLQFQDLTGIESMDQCRHTLEQHNWNIEAAVQDRLNEQEGVPSVFNPPPLRPLQVNTADHRIYSYVVSRPQPRGLLGWGYYFIMLPFRFTYYTLLDIFRFALRFIRPDPRSRVTDPVGDIISFIHMFEEKYGRIHPVFYQGTYSQALNDAKRELRFLLVYLHGDDHQDTDEFCRNTLCAPEVITLINTRMLFWACSTNKPEGYRVSQALRENTYPFLAVIMLKDRRMTVVGRLEGLIQADDLINQLMFIMDANQTYLVSERLEREERNQTQVLRQQQDEAYLASLRADQEKERKKKEERERKKKKEEEVQQQKLAEERRRQTLQEEKERKSECLPPEPHPDDPESVKIIFKLPNDSRVERRFHFTQSLTVIHDFLFSLKESPEKFQIEANFPRRVLPCLPTEEWPNPPTLQEAGLSHTEVLFVQDLTDD from the exons ATGGCGGCGCCTGAGGAACGGGAGCTGACGGCGGAACAGACCGAGAAGCTGCTGCAGTTCCAG GACTTGACTGGCATAGAGTCCATGGACCAATGTCGCCACACACTGGAGCAGCACAACTGGAACATAGAG GCAGCTGTGCAGGACCGACTGAACGAGCAAGAGGGTGTCCCAAGTGTCTTTAATCCTCCTCCACTGCGGCCATTGCAGGTCAATACAGCTGACCACAGGATCTACAGCTACGTTGTCTCAAGGCCACAGCCAAGG GGGCTGTTAGGATGGGGTTACTACTTCATAATGCTTCCATTCCGATTTACCTATTACACGTTACTTGATATATTTAG GTTTGCTCTGCGTTTTATACGCCCTGATCCTCGTAGTCGGGTCACCGACCCAGTGGGTGacattatttcatttattcatatgtttgaggaaaaatatgggaGGATACACCCTGTCTTCTACCAGGGAACTTACAGCCAG GCACTGAACGATGCCAAGCGGGAGCTGCGCTTCCTGTTGGTTTATCTTCATGGAGATGACCACCAAGACACAGATGAGTTCTGCCG CAATACACTGTGTGCACCTGAGGTCATCACCCTCATCAACACTAGAATGCTCTTCTGGGCTTGCTCAACCAATAAACCAGAGGGATACAGAG TGTCGCAGGCCCTGCGGGAGAACACGTACCCGTTCCTGGCCGTGATCATGCTCAAGGACCGCAGGATGACCGTGGTCGGGCGGCTGGAAGGCCTCATCCAGGCTGATGACCTCATCAACCAGCTGATGTTCATCATGGATGCCAACCAGACATACCTGGTGTCCGAGCGCCTGGAAAG GGAAGAGAGGAACCAAACCCAAgtcctgaggcagcagcaggacgAGGCGTATCTGGCATCCTTGCGTGCGGACCAGGAAAAGGAGCgcaagaagaaggaggaaagggagaggaagaagaagaaggaggaggaagtgcAGCAGCAAAAACTGGCAGAGGAGAGGCGGCGACAG AccctgcaggaggagaaggagaggaagtCGGAATGCCTTCCTCCAGAACCACATCCCGACGACCCAGAGAGCGTCAAGATCATTTTCAAGCTGCCTAATGATTCCAGAGTGGAGCGGAGATTCCACTTCACACAGTCATTGACG GTGATCCACGACTTCCTGTTCTCTTTGAAAGAAAGCCCTGAGAAGTTCCAGATTGAGGCCAACTTCCCTCGCcgtgtcctgccctgcctccccACAGAGGAGTGGCCCAACCCGCCCACGCTGCAGGAGGCCGGACTCAGCCACACGGAAGTCCTCTTTGTGCAGGACCTCACGGACGATTGA
- the HIGD2A gene encoding HIG1 domain family member 2A, mitochondrial, whose amino-acid sequence MAAGPPPPLEPNLLPTFPEEGFTEKFVRKTRENPLVPLGCLCTVSVLVYGIICFKRGHTRRSQLMMRARVIAQGCTFAALLGGMVATALKSRQ is encoded by the exons ATGGCGGccgggccgcccccgccgctggAGCCCAACCTGCTGCCCACGTTCCCTGAGGAGGGATTCACGGAGAAATTCGTGCGCAAGACCCGCGAGAACCCCCTGGTGCCCCTCG GCTGCCTGTGCACCGTCAGCGTCCTGGTCTACGGAATCATCTGCTTCAAGCGAGGCCACACTCGGCGCTCCCAGCTGATGATGCGGGCGCGTGTCATAGCCCAGGGCTGCACCTTCGCCGCCCTGCTGGGGGGCATGGTGGCCACGGCTCTCAAATCGCGACAGTGA